One Trichosurus vulpecula isolate mTriVul1 chromosome 7, mTriVul1.pri, whole genome shotgun sequence genomic region harbors:
- the LOC118856788 gene encoding 60S ribosomal protein L26-like, with protein MKFNPFVTSDRSKNRKRHFNAPSHIRRKIMSSPLSKELRQKYNVRSMPIQKDDEVQVVRGHYKGQQIGKVVQVYQKKYVIYIERVQREKANGTTVHVGIHPSKVVITRLKLDKDRKNILEQKAKSRQVGKEKGKYKEETIEKMQE; from the coding sequence ATGAAGTTCAATCCCTTTGTGACCTCTGACCGAAGCAAGAACCGCAAGAGGCATTTCAATGCCCCCTCCCACATACGAAGGAAAATCATGTCTTCCCCTCTGTCGAAGGAGCTGAGACAGAAGTACAACGTCCGCTCCATGCCCATCCAGAAGGACGATGAAGTCCAGGTTGTTCGAGGACACTACAAAGGTCAGCAAATTGGCAAGGTGGTCCAGGTTTACCAAAAGAAATACGTGATCTACATTGAGCGTGTGCAGCGGGAGAAGGCTAATGGTACAACTGTCCACGTGGGCATTCATCCCAGCAAGGTGGTAATCACAAGGCTAAAGCTGGACAAAGATCGCAAAAACATCCTTGAGCAAAAAGCCAAATCTCGCcaagtaggaaaggaaaagggcaaaTATAAGGAAGAAACTATTGAGAAAATGCAAGAGTAA